A region of the Silene latifolia isolate original U9 population chromosome 9, ASM4854445v1, whole genome shotgun sequence genome:
gagataaatctcgaatctctgtcagatactatatctttaggcaccccatgcaatctCAGCACATTCTTCTGATAAGTcttagctaattgtgccttagtccatgtatctttcattggcacaaaatgagctggcttggtcagtcgatccactataacccatatcatgttgtttccctgttgactcttcggtaaacccacgatgaaatccatagaaatggactcccacttccactcaggtacctcaagagactgaatcttaccttgtggtcgtcgctgttctccTTTCTTTCTCCTTTTACTCCTTTTACTctctgaatcttaccttgtggtcgtctttTTGTTCATTAATTCACTGGAATACGATGCATCGATGCCATCACATTTTTGTTCATTGTTTCCGTCACATTGTTTTTTCTGTCTTTGCTATTCTTACTCATTTTTATTTCACAGGCTCTTTGTTCTTATGAAACCGGTGGCAAAACCGGTGCGGATTATCCGGTTTCCGGATTCGGTTTCAATTCTAAAAAAAAACCGGTTTACCGAATTAATTTGGTTCGGATTTGGTGCAAGAAAATGACAACTTTTAAAACCGATTAACCGCTCCGAATTGCAAAACCGGTGCGGTTAACCGCTTTTGCTCAGCCCTAGGCCTACTGTGACATGGCCTGGTTCGATTTGTGAGATGAAATCATTGTGTGCACAAAAATTTTGGAGCGATGATCTGGTTTTATTTCAGAGGTTAGGTCACTGGTTAGGTTTGATAGAGGATatgagctttggtgtttccattttttgggaataagtgagttagaggtttcggtttgttcgtctgcaacagtagaggggactgttgtatgaggattgtttgaaggaggtgattgtggttcaTTTATGATTTGATTTggctgttcttcaccatccttgttcccTCTGGATGAGCtagcatcatcttgtgtaggaggacgattagtccccccctgaattttggacatcctcctcaagcaacagtggctccaactgttgctcagcctcttccaccacttgatccatatcatgtcgtgtcataccaatctcaaagtcatcatcatattcatcatcctcatcatcaacctgtgtgtttgacacaaaaagactagattcgtcaaatattacatgaatgCTTTCTTCCActttcatagtccttttgttataaaccttataggctttactatgatcggaataaccaacaaaaactccttcatcactatgAGCATCCAATTTcccaaggttgtcttttccattattctgcacaaagcatttactaccaaagcattttaaatgtgaaagattaggttttcttcctcgtaatagttcatagggagttttctcaatgaattttctaatcatgacacggttgtaaatataacaagatgtgtttacggcttccgcccaaaaattcttaggaactttagagctaatgagcatggtcctagcaatattttcaagagttcgattcattcgttccacaaccccattttgttgtggggttcttgcggccgaaaagttatgactaacaccattctcattgcaataagactcaaatgacaagttctcaaactcggttccatgatcagatctcaatgagacaagtttataaccaaatttgttttgaacctttttgacccaaattaagaactcatcaaatgtttggtCTTTAGAACTTAaaaagagaagccaaacaaatcttgtgaagtcatttacaatgacacaaatatagcgacttccacctctacttaCAATACGCATggggaccacataaatcaatatgaatgagttcaagaggtaaggaagtgctaacaacctttttggatttaaaagagcatttaacttgttttcctttaacacaatcatcacaaagtgatttaaactcaaagttaatgttaggaatgccgtcaactagatcaagtctcttgagggtgttaagtgtcttagcatttacatgaccaagtcgtttgtgccaaagccaagggtcgttcttttgaacacccatgcatgatagtgattgacccgacaaAGAATATAAAttagtcatgtagacatctttgtcacgtttaccttcaagtatgagttctctagtttttccatggattattctacattcactagcaagaaatttaacaatattacctcgatcacatagttgtgaaatgctcaagagattgtgtttcaaacctttgacaagcaacactttgtccacgcataatgactttgacttaccaacttttcgaATACTtatgatttcacctttcttgttatcgccaaaagtcaccatgccacaaTCGTAGacttctagcgagaggaattggctttcatctcccgtcatgtaacgagagcatccactgtctaagtaccaattgctactgcccctcactaatgcctataagaaatcaaacatttagtttaggaacccaaacaagtttgggttccttcttgacaacgacctttttgacttcctctttcttgatccacacttgtttagcatatttagtgtttctttctaagtcacggactcttttttcacaaccattaaactcatgacctgttttgccaTAATAGTTACGAATAATGTACTCAGGAAGAccagcatactttcttcttcggaagtcagttttgcttggatcctggtttcgagtgAAACAGCGTGtgctactgttgcatttgaaaccaagtccagctttctttgcaaatttttcatattcttgtgattgttttaaGAGAAACTTTAAAACATTCTAACTTCCTTCCCATTTCAAGtaaaacatcttagcctcatctagctctttagtcaatgtttcgattttagcaagatgattaagatttaatTTACCCAAGttgtcgaaagcttgttttgcaagtcttgcttcatcactaagtaaTAATCCAATTTGCTCTAGTTGTTTGTTATCCCTTTGACACGATGTGAGGTCAGCTAGGAGAGAGTCCCGTTATTTAGTCAATGAAGACACTAGTTTGGtgagagtatctatttcttttcttgaCTCGGATGCCACAAAGAGAGACCTCTCGTGGCATGAGTCTGTTCAGCTCtttttaacatctcaatttgagcaagaaggtcatcatttgaTTTTTGGACGCGTTCTAAGGCAAttttgacatgactagactcatcattcaacatttcagcaattttaacaagatcatctttttcattgttacgagtagctaagtcaatcaaaagttggtcacgttcttgagtTAGTGACGACACATTTCCTTTAGAACTAGATACAACAGTGCAGGGATCTGTTGCACCCGTTTCATCGACTTTGTTGGCTAAAAACAGATTTTGTTTTCGAagctttttgatttttttttcaagactcaacatggaactaggttgatcattctcatttagactttcttttaAGATAACGTTTTCCTCAGCTATGAcctcaatttcgatttgcatagcttccaatTTATTAGTTTATGGAAACGACATTTATCAATAaattgatctaggaggagacaaattttgtctttagagaaggatcaaacctttttcttgagcttaattacctcatgatctgaatctgagtctgaatctgcggagtgagccataacacacttgatgtcttctttctttgaggatttggaatcaccttttgaggaactagacgagatgcaaagtttggcgtctaattcatcctcaaggacatcgtcctcttcagaatcagacatgccccaaatagcagtcattactTTGTTTTTGTACTCACGTTTAGCGGAATCACGTTTTTCTTTAtatttgatatcgttccactttgggcattctttgatttggtaaaatttgtcaccacatttaaagcaaccaacaaTGGAATTAGACCTTCTCTTAGGAAAATGACGTTTGCTAAAGTTATTGttatacctttgagagtttcgaccatttatcatgccaacaatgtttttagtgaacattgcaaactcgtcatcttcattctcctcatcactggagagagcattaagagcgagtcctttccctttagaacTTTCATTAGAAcgtttcatgagagttaactcataagccataagtgagcccataagttcatcaagggcgAGCAATGAAAGGTCCTTAGAGCACCCACAACGGTCTCTTCACCCCTCTTCACCATTTTCATGAAAAGCTACTTTATAATAAAAAATGATAGAAAGGAGGAGAGAGGGTGTGAAATGTTGTGAAGATTTTCACCTGTGCGAGAAATGGAGAGAGGGTATGTGAGAATTAATAAAAAATTATGGAGGTAGGGCCTGCCAAATTTGgtggattttattgttgtttttgccCAATAAGGTATTGCCACATGGCAAGCATTTCAACAACTCTATTTTTTGCAAACAACGGCTATATGTAACGGCTCTTTTATGTAATAacaattaataatttttttttaacaaaaaaaaaataataatcagAATTTATGATTTTTTACCCTCTATAAAATGAGCCTAATATCAATATAGTTTCtcacacttcttcttcttcttcttctaatttCTCTCTATTTTTAATCCAAatttcaataataatatgaatccTAATAATATGAATCCTAATATGAATCCTAATAATATGAATCCAAatttcaataataatatgaatccTAATAATATGAATCCAAatttcaataataatatgaatccTAATATGAATCCTTCTAATATTAATTATACTAATAATTATCATCCTTCTCAAGATCCTTCTCAAATGCAACCACCTCATTCATTGTCATATAATTATCATAGTTCTAGTCCTAATTATACTTATTCTCAACCAATTAGGCCTATTGAAGTGGAAGTTGATACGGGGAATGTAACAACACCCACTTCGAAAACAAGTAGATCTATTCACTGGCCGAAAGCAGAAGATGAAGCCCTAATTTCGTCATTCATGAGGGTTTCAGAAGACCCCATAGTTGGCACGGACCAAGCAAAGGAAGCACTTTGGAAAAAGGTTAAGTTGTTCTACGATGAGGCCCAAGAAGCCAGACCCGGTGACTTGCAGAAACGAACTCGTGCTATGCTTGATGGCCGATTTCGAAGAATCTCAACCCAGGTCATGAAATGGAGTGGATGCATGGAATTAGCCACCCGGAGGAAGAGGAGTGGGATGAATGAAGACGATGTTATTGCTGAGGCTAGAGAATTATACAAACCAGGTAAATTCGCTTTGGAGCATGCCTGGAACATACTGAAACAGTATGAAAAATGGAAAATAGCAATTTCTCCATACGCTAATGTGAGTTATGAGAATACTCCAATTGGAGATGATGGTAACGATGGAAGTAATAGTAGCGGGAAAAGAGTACGCCTTGAGGATGAAGAGTACTCTACACCCATCTCTCTTGATGGAGAAACTATGGGTACTAAACGACCTGAAGGTGTCAAAGTTGCGAAGAGAAATAGAGGGAAGAAGAAGGTTGATGGTAGTACTTCTGGAGTTGATTCTAATAATCAAGCCGAAGTTAATAAGATGAAAGAAATGTGGAATGAAACAACCGCCCGGGAGCATGACATTCAACAACGTAAACTGAAGGTTGACGAAGCGAAGATTATCTTACATCGAGAAAGGATGGAGTTTGATCAACGAAGAGAAGCAAGAATGAAAAAGGAAAACGATTTTAATACGCTTCAACAATTACTTAGGCAAACCAATTTGCCTCCCGAACTTGAAGATTATAAGCAACAGTTGCTACAATCATTTAAGAGTCATTAATTATGTTTAATAGTTTATTTACTTTTGAGTCGGTGTTTAGTTTTAATTGTTCAATGCTTTAATTAAGTTATGTTTTATTTTTTGTATGTATTAATTGTTGTACGTTTTAATTGTTTGTTATTTATCCAATCTTATTTTTATTCTTATCTCTTACACAAAATCCGAACCTTATCCGTATCTCTTACACAAAATCCGAACATTATCCGTATCTCTTACACAAAATCCGAACCTTATCCGTATCTCTTAC
Encoded here:
- the LOC141600688 gene encoding uncharacterized protein LOC141600688 codes for the protein MNPSNINYTNNYHPSQDPSQMQPPHSLSYNYHSSSPNYTYSQPIRPIEVEVDTGNVTTPTSKTSRSIHWPKAEDEALISSFMRVSEDPIVGTDQAKEALWKKVKLFYDEAQEARPGDLQKRTRAMLDGRFRRISTQVMKWSGCMELATRRKRSGMNEDDVIAEARELYKPGKFALEHAWNILKQYEKWKIAISPYANVSYENTPIGDDGNDGSNSSGKRVRLEDEEYSTPISLDGETMGTKRPEGVKVAKRNRGKKKVDGSTSGVDSNNQAEVNKMKEMWNETTAREHDIQQRKLKVDEAKIILHRERMEFDQRREARMKKENDFNTLQQLLRQTNLPPELEDYKQQLLQSFKSH